The Urocitellus parryii isolate mUroPar1 chromosome 6, mUroPar1.hap1, whole genome shotgun sequence genome includes a window with the following:
- the Rad51 gene encoding DNA repair protein RAD51 homolog 1: MAMQMQLEANADTSVEEESFGPQPVSRLEQCGINANDVKKLEEAGFHTVEAVAYAPKKELINIKGISEAKADKILAEAAKLVPMGFTTATEFHQRRSEIIQITTGSKELDKLLQGGIETGSITEMFGEFRTGKTQICHTLAVTCQLPIDRGGGEGKAMYIDTEGTFRPERLLAVAERYGLSGSDVLDNVAYARGFNTDHQTQLLYQASAMMVESRYALLIVDSATALYRTDYSGRGELSARQMHLARFLRMLLRLADEFGVAVVITNQVVAQVDGAAMFAADPKKPIGGNIIAHASTTRLYLRKGRGETRICKIYDSPCLPEAEAMFAINADGVGDAKD, encoded by the exons CAATGTGGCATAAATGCCAATGATGTGAAGAAATTAGAAGAAGCTGGCTTCCATACTGTGGAGGCTGTTGCCTATGCACCAAAgaaggaattaataaatattaaaggaattAGTGAAGCCAAAGCTGATAAAATTCTG GCTGAGGCAGCTAAATTAGTTCCAATGGGTTTCACCACTGCAACTGAATTCCATCAAAGGCGGTCAGAGATCATACAGATTACTACTGGCTCCAAAGAGCTTGACAAACTACTTCAAG GTGGAATTGAAACTGGATCTATCACAGAGATGTTTGGGGAATTCCGAACTGGGAAGACCCAGATCTGTCATACACTAGCTGTAACATGCCAG cttcccaTTGACCGGGGTGGAGGTGAAGGAAAGGCCATGTACATCGACACTGAGGGTACCTTTAGGCCAGAACGACTGCTAGCAGTGGCTGAGAG ATATGGTCTCTCTGGCAGTGATGTCCTGGATAATGTAGCATATGCTCGAGGATTCAACACAGACCACCAGACTCAGCTCCTTTATCAAGCATCAGCCATGATGGTAGAGTCTAG GTATGCACTGCTTATTGTAGACAGTGCTACTGCTCTCTACAGAACAGACTACTCAGGTCGAGGAGAGCTCTCAGCCAGGCAGATGCATTTGGCCAGGTTTCTGCGGATGCTTCTGAGACTTGCTGATGAG TTTGGTGTAGCAGTGGTAATCACCAACCAAGTGGTAGCTCAAGTGGATGGAGCAGCCATGTTTGCTGCGGATCCCAAAAAGCCTATTGGAGGAAACATCATTGCCCATGCATCAACCACCAG ATTATACctgaggaaaggaagaggggaaacAAGAATCTGCAAAATCTACGACTCTCCTTGTCTTCCTGAAGCTGAAGCTATGTTTGCCATCAATGCGGATGGTGTGGGAGACGCCAAAGACTGa